Proteins from a single region of Nitrososphaerota archaeon:
- a CDS encoding DNA topoisomerase VI subunit B — translation MSGSRRYQRGRAPGVARSEGKTIVDFSRAGKDDGGQPEHPGCRAWRRRELSSRATFAEISPSEFFYRNRDLAGFTNPARALYMAIRELVENSLDSAEMAGTPPDIYVKIVPENPNPELQDPKAYKLTVIDNGTGVAPQHVPSAFGKVFYGSKYVLRQSRGMFGLGGTMAILYGQITTNRPVTITTSPDGKRKYGFQMMIDIGENRPTVLKRFNSDANGTTGTRVDIVLEGDYLRASQKIGDYFKQTALVASYANLTFVDPTGQITFYERATTSLPVPPKETLPHPYGVDVEAFKRIVKISEEHDMKSFMVTHFHRVGDKIATKFLEFAGVSPKLPPKRLNTNQIVAVVDALQRFPDFLQPDAAVLSPIGEEILLAGINKELAPEFSTVVARPPSSYSGFPFLVEVGVAYGGKVLQPGVKLFRFANRIPLLYDESSDVSFEVLNEEVDWRRYHVPSEAPVGVITHIASTRIPYKTVGKEYIADRPEIQREIRNAVREALRRLGIFLSRKGTMEAVQKKMNIYGKYLPLIAQFSTELAGKSDLPDYKKLIGEGGAAEGAAEGDEGAEETMNGGEDVNKEESQETIDRYGGS, via the coding sequence ACCAGCGGGGGCGGGCACCGGGCGTCGCTAGAAGTGAAGGAAAAACAATTGTCGATTTTAGCAGAGCCGGTAAGGACGACGGCGGGCAGCCGGAGCACCCCGGCTGTCGAGCATGGAGGCGACGAGAACTGAGCAGCAGAGCTACCTTCGCGGAGATCTCTCCCTCAGAGTTCTTCTACCGTAACCGAGACCTGGCGGGATTCACCAACCCGGCCCGGGCGCTGTACATGGCGATCAGGGAGCTGGTCGAGAACTCGCTCGACTCGGCCGAGATGGCAGGCACCCCACCTGATATCTACGTCAAGATAGTGCCAGAAAACCCCAATCCGGAGCTGCAGGACCCCAAGGCCTACAAGCTGACGGTCATAGACAACGGCACCGGGGTGGCCCCGCAGCACGTACCCAGCGCCTTTGGGAAGGTGTTCTACGGCTCGAAGTACGTCCTCAGGCAGTCTAGGGGGATGTTCGGCCTCGGAGGGACGATGGCCATACTCTACGGCCAGATCACGACCAACCGCCCTGTGACCATAACGACTTCCCCCGACGGGAAGAGGAAGTACGGCTTCCAGATGATGATTGACATCGGTGAGAACAGGCCCACGGTCCTCAAGCGGTTCAACAGCGACGCGAACGGTACGACGGGGACCAGGGTCGACATAGTCCTCGAGGGTGACTACCTCAGGGCCTCCCAGAAGATAGGTGATTACTTCAAGCAGACAGCCCTGGTCGCGAGCTATGCCAACCTCACCTTCGTAGACCCCACGGGCCAGATTACCTTCTACGAAAGGGCCACCACGTCCTTGCCAGTCCCGCCAAAGGAGACTCTCCCTCATCCTTACGGGGTCGACGTCGAGGCGTTCAAGCGCATAGTCAAGATTTCAGAGGAGCACGACATGAAGTCCTTCATGGTCACCCACTTCCACAGGGTGGGAGACAAGATAGCGACGAAGTTCCTCGAGTTCGCCGGGGTCAGCCCCAAGCTCCCGCCCAAGAGGTTGAACACCAACCAGATCGTCGCAGTGGTGGACGCTCTGCAGCGGTTCCCCGACTTCCTACAGCCGGACGCCGCCGTCCTCTCCCCCATCGGAGAGGAGATACTCCTCGCCGGGATCAACAAGGAGCTAGCCCCTGAGTTCTCCACAGTGGTCGCCAGGCCGCCGTCGTCCTACTCGGGTTTTCCCTTCTTGGTAGAGGTGGGGGTAGCCTACGGCGGGAAAGTCCTCCAGCCTGGGGTGAAGCTCTTCAGGTTCGCCAACCGGATACCCCTGCTCTATGACGAGAGCTCGGACGTCAGCTTCGAAGTCCTCAACGAGGAGGTAGACTGGAGGAGATACCACGTCCCGTCAGAGGCGCCGGTGGGGGTGATTACCCACATTGCGAGCACGAGGATCCCCTACAAGACGGTAGGCAAGGAGTACATCGCCGATCGCCCGGAGATACAGAGAGAGATCAGAAACGCCGTGAGAGAGGCGCTGCGCCGCCTGGGGATATTCCTCTCCCGCAAAGGGACGATGGAGGCGGTCCAGAAGAAGATGAACATCTACGGCAAGTACTTGCCGCTCATCGCCCAGTTCTCCACGGAGCTCGCGGGGAAGAGTGACCTTCCCGACTACAAGAAGCTCATCGGAGAGGGAGGGGCAGCCGAAGGGGCCGCTGAAGGAGACGAAGGGGCTGAAGAAACCATGAACGGTGGAGAAGATGTCAACAAAGAAGAGAGCCAAGAGACAATCGACAGGTACGGCGGAAGCTAG
- a CDS encoding DNA topoisomerase IV subunit A, translating to MSTKKRAKRQSTGTAEARQSTAQGLLRGLGGSVYNDLYDGRFPSLTLASRSVRNIVYDKKLQQFVLGATTVKKSSGNIKHIRPFTQLVWLAYFAKKLVDEKRTSTLRDVFYSAQAFNVEFQDQAESDELITDLEVLMGMAREGMNIYPEERSAIFGNMTIEYTVPGYEGKRADLSANPDGVMIGPALTTAEFRDTDAEVVLAIEKGGLFTRFIEERVHQRYKAILINTAGQPPRSTRYLIRRLNQELGLPIGILCDADPWGAHIAMVIKSGSANAAHLRELTTPNSVWLGVYASDIQKYKLPSDKLTEVDVKRLYELKADPRYTEKMWHDELETFLKYRRKSEQEAFARYGLSYIVDTYLPEKLEMMKSA from the coding sequence ATGTCAACAAAGAAGAGAGCCAAGAGACAATCGACAGGTACGGCGGAAGCTAGGCAGTCCACCGCCCAGGGGCTCCTCCGGGGCCTCGGAGGGAGCGTGTACAACGACCTCTACGACGGGCGCTTTCCGAGCCTCACCCTCGCAAGCAGATCGGTCCGCAACATCGTCTACGACAAGAAACTGCAGCAGTTCGTCCTCGGGGCCACTACGGTGAAGAAGTCGTCCGGGAACATCAAACACATCCGCCCGTTCACCCAGCTGGTCTGGCTTGCCTATTTCGCCAAGAAGCTGGTGGACGAGAAGCGTACCTCCACCCTCAGGGACGTGTTCTACTCGGCCCAGGCGTTCAACGTGGAGTTCCAGGACCAAGCCGAGTCGGACGAGCTGATCACCGACCTCGAAGTGCTCATGGGGATGGCCCGGGAGGGGATGAACATCTATCCGGAGGAGAGGAGCGCTATCTTCGGGAACATGACGATAGAGTACACGGTGCCGGGTTACGAAGGGAAGCGGGCTGACCTCTCGGCAAACCCAGACGGCGTCATGATCGGACCTGCGCTGACGACCGCGGAGTTCAGAGACACGGACGCCGAGGTGGTCCTCGCCATAGAGAAGGGCGGCCTGTTCACCAGGTTCATCGAAGAGCGGGTCCACCAAAGATACAAGGCCATCCTGATCAACACCGCCGGCCAGCCTCCTAGATCCACCCGCTATCTCATACGGAGGCTGAACCAAGAGCTGGGCCTCCCCATCGGGATACTCTGCGACGCGGACCCCTGGGGGGCTCATATCGCGATGGTGATAAAGTCCGGGAGCGCGAACGCCGCGCATCTGCGCGAACTTACCACCCCCAACTCGGTCTGGCTGGGGGTCTACGCCAGCGACATCCAGAAGTACAAGCTCCCCTCAGACAAGCTCACCGAGGTCGACGTAAAGAGGCTCTACGAGCTCAAGGCGGACCCTAGGTACACCGAAAAGATGTGGCACGACGAGCTCGAGACGTTCCTGAAGTACAGGCGGAAGAGCGAGCAGGAGGCCTTCGCCAGGTACGGGCTGAGCTACATAGTCGACACATACCTTCCCGAGAAGCTCGAAATGATGAAGAGCGCCTGA
- a CDS encoding NAD-binding protein, which translates to MKALYRQLVILVGMFALGTAVFYYYEPGLSILDALFASVSTITTIGLYVPHGGNIPSMPANEIILLIVTIVVSVGAAASLLQATVNAVVNGDLARGEAEKSMLKRMKGHVIVFGYAHLGRYVADKLGEIGVDYVVVSHDRAIYESLTKKKVMAVLQMENRPIAALQEAGIGNASTLIAAHDKDPENMLTTLSARRLRPDIRIISVVHDEQLTGTAKDAGADVVVPSSVSVGHLLALSAVTRDLVGIVFSERVGTKEIAQFSVFKSSKLLGKKLPDLTKFAHVIGVVRKGELIQNVFDPNLTIQVDDTLLVFGDPAGLHELEEEAEAL; encoded by the coding sequence TTGAAGGCGCTGTACAGGCAGCTCGTCATATTGGTCGGGATGTTCGCCCTGGGGACCGCTGTCTTCTACTACTACGAGCCCGGGCTCTCAATCCTCGACGCCCTCTTCGCATCGGTCTCGACCATCACCACCATCGGGCTCTACGTCCCCCATGGCGGGAACATCCCTTCGATGCCTGCAAACGAAATCATCCTCCTTATAGTGACGATCGTCGTCTCCGTCGGCGCGGCAGCCTCTCTCTTGCAGGCGACCGTAAACGCCGTGGTCAATGGTGACCTCGCCAGAGGGGAGGCCGAAAAGAGCATGCTAAAGAGAATGAAGGGCCATGTGATAGTGTTCGGGTACGCCCACCTCGGCAGGTACGTGGCGGACAAGCTGGGGGAGATAGGGGTCGACTATGTCGTGGTCTCCCACGACCGGGCCATTTACGAGTCGCTGACCAAGAAGAAGGTGATGGCGGTGCTGCAGATGGAGAACAGGCCCATAGCCGCACTGCAGGAAGCGGGAATCGGGAACGCCTCGACTCTCATCGCCGCCCACGACAAGGACCCGGAGAACATGCTGACGACTCTCAGCGCAAGGCGCCTCAGGCCCGACATCCGGATTATCTCCGTCGTCCACGACGAACAACTGACGGGCACCGCGAAGGACGCAGGCGCAGACGTGGTGGTCCCGTCGTCAGTCTCCGTCGGGCACCTCCTGGCGCTGTCTGCCGTCACCAGAGACCTGGTGGGGATAGTGTTTTCAGAGAGGGTCGGGACCAAGGAGATAGCCCAGTTCTCGGTCTTCAAATCCTCCAAACTGCTAGGGAAGAAGCTCCCCGACCTGACGAAGTTCGCACATGTCATAGGCGTGGTCAGGAAAGGGGAACTGATCCAGAACGTCTTCGACCCGAACCTCACCATCCAGGTGGACGACACTCTGCTGGTGTTCGGGGACCCTGCGGGACTCCACGAACTGGAAGAAGAAGCTGAAGCGCTGTAG
- a CDS encoding heavy metal translocating P-type ATPase, with the protein MPTAPGSWTRPRLAWTLRSYPLPVIAFAGLLAGSVSGLVLGRYDIARWIWYGTLMVGGVPVVAKTTLGMAKGKFAADIVAMLAIVTAILTDEAFAGVIIVLMQTGGEAIDDYGFRRASSSLESLIARAPRLARRKRNDTVEEIKAEDVRIGDILVVRPGDLIPVDGSVQSAAAEVDESALTGEPLPRDKGPGDELLSGCVNVGPPFEMMASKVSGESQYSRIVELVRRAQGERPPIQRLADRYAVWFTPITAAIAIFSLLLTRSLDAFLAVLVVATPCPLILATPLAVISGVNKAAKEGIIVKSGAAIEQIGRGRVVIFDKTGTLTYGTPVIDHMVSFGGDEGAMLKLAASVEQFSSHPVAVSMARAGTERFGELLAASRFREHPGQGVEAVVGGKEVVVGSQTFVEKSIGKTFDSKTKNVLLEAQRKGSLVTFMAVDGQPAGIVVFSDQLRPGVPVLIQRLRDLGVDQTVMLTGDNAVNAGTIAREAGIEKVAADLLPEQKAREVKKLTEQFESSIMVGDGINDAPALATATVGVAMGAHGTGISAEAADVVLLVDDVTKVGDGIKIGQRMLQIAKQSIFFGMGGSFVLMGIASFGYIQPAYGAILQEFLDITVILNALRAR; encoded by the coding sequence ATGCCAACTGCCCCAGGTTCCTGGACGCGGCCTAGGCTCGCTTGGACGCTCAGGTCCTATCCGCTTCCTGTCATCGCCTTTGCAGGATTGCTCGCAGGAAGCGTGTCTGGCCTGGTGTTGGGTCGATACGATATCGCGAGGTGGATCTGGTACGGGACCTTGATGGTCGGGGGCGTTCCAGTTGTTGCAAAGACGACCCTCGGCATGGCGAAAGGAAAGTTCGCTGCAGACATTGTTGCCATGCTGGCCATCGTGACGGCCATCCTCACCGACGAGGCATTTGCGGGCGTGATCATCGTGCTTATGCAGACGGGGGGCGAGGCAATAGACGACTACGGATTCCGGAGGGCATCTTCCTCCCTGGAGTCTTTGATTGCGAGGGCGCCCAGGCTGGCCAGACGCAAGAGAAACGACACGGTGGAGGAGATCAAGGCGGAGGACGTGAGGATCGGCGATATCCTAGTGGTCCGGCCGGGGGACCTGATTCCCGTTGATGGCTCCGTCCAATCGGCGGCGGCCGAAGTGGACGAGTCCGCTCTGACGGGCGAGCCTCTTCCAAGGGATAAGGGGCCGGGGGATGAGCTTCTCAGTGGGTGCGTGAACGTCGGACCCCCCTTCGAGATGATGGCGAGCAAGGTCAGCGGGGAGAGCCAATACTCGAGGATTGTCGAACTCGTCAGAAGAGCCCAGGGTGAACGACCGCCGATTCAGAGACTCGCAGACAGGTACGCAGTCTGGTTTACTCCCATAACCGCGGCGATAGCGATCTTCAGCCTCCTCCTGACGCGGAGTCTCGACGCCTTCCTCGCCGTACTGGTAGTCGCGACGCCTTGTCCGCTGATACTTGCGACTCCCCTCGCCGTGATTAGCGGAGTCAACAAGGCCGCGAAGGAGGGAATCATCGTGAAGAGTGGTGCGGCCATCGAGCAGATAGGGAGGGGACGCGTGGTAATCTTCGACAAGACTGGCACCCTCACCTACGGGACCCCGGTTATCGACCACATGGTTTCATTCGGCGGAGATGAGGGGGCAATGCTGAAGTTGGCTGCGAGCGTAGAACAATTCTCGAGCCACCCTGTCGCCGTTTCGATGGCGCGGGCGGGAACGGAGAGGTTTGGCGAGCTCCTTGCAGCGAGCAGATTCAGGGAGCACCCGGGACAGGGCGTGGAGGCGGTGGTTGGAGGGAAGGAGGTTGTCGTAGGATCGCAGACGTTCGTCGAGAAGTCCATTGGCAAGACCTTCGATTCTAAGACGAAGAACGTTCTCTTGGAGGCACAACGGAAGGGGAGCCTGGTGACGTTCATGGCCGTCGATGGGCAGCCCGCCGGGATTGTGGTCTTCAGCGACCAACTCAGGCCGGGCGTCCCCGTACTTATCCAGAGGCTCAGAGACTTGGGCGTAGATCAGACGGTGATGTTGACCGGCGACAACGCCGTGAACGCGGGAACGATAGCTAGGGAGGCCGGAATAGAGAAGGTTGCTGCAGATCTGCTTCCCGAACAGAAGGCGAGGGAGGTCAAGAAGCTTACAGAACAGTTCGAGTCTTCCATCATGGTCGGAGACGGAATAAACGACGCCCCAGCTTTGGCCACAGCCACCGTCGGGGTGGCCATGGGGGCCCATGGGACGGGGATCTCTGCCGAGGCGGCCGATGTCGTTCTCCTGGTCGACGACGTGACAAAGGTAGGCGATGGCATCAAGATTGGGCAGAGAATGCTTCAGATCGCAAAGCAGAGCATCTTCTTCGGAATGGGCGGGAGCTTCGTCCTAATGGGAATAGCCAGTTTTGGATACATCCAGCCGGCATACGGTGCCATCTTGCAGGAGTTCCTCGACATAACGGTGATCCTCAACGCCTTGAGGGCGAGGTAG
- a CDS encoding nuclear transport factor 2 family protein, which yields MERRASDADKKDVESFIRSFYEAGKDKDLTALSGFHSGRDSFTKFDENPPYTRQNSDEAFVYEQAAFANMTDFRYSMDDFRIDLFGDAAVATFYLTYGGMFVNDYSFEGSPVSGRARVTMVLIRTPKGWRIAHEHLSRYPDWVAKSGDR from the coding sequence ATGGAGCGTCGCGCATCCGACGCCGACAAGAAGGACGTGGAGAGCTTCATCCGCTCCTTCTACGAAGCGGGTAAGGACAAGGACCTGACCGCTCTTTCCGGCTTCCATTCTGGGAGGGACTCGTTCACCAAGTTCGACGAGAATCCCCCCTACACCAGGCAGAACTCTGACGAAGCCTTCGTCTACGAGCAGGCCGCCTTTGCCAACATGACGGACTTCCGCTACTCCATGGACGACTTCAGGATAGACCTGTTCGGAGACGCAGCTGTTGCGACGTTCTATCTCACTTACGGGGGGATGTTCGTTAACGACTATTCCTTCGAGGGGTCCCCGGTCAGCGGCCGGGCGAGGGTGACGATGGTACTCATCAGGACCCCGAAGGGATGGAGGATCGCCCACGAGCACCTGAGCAGGTACCCAGACTGGGTCGCGAAGTCGGGTGACAGATAG
- a CDS encoding stress response translation initiation inhibitor YciH, with protein MEMRRFGKPTTVIEGIKMSDRDLHELNSKMKRALATGGTVKDGIMILQGDHRENAAKMLKENGFSESTIEII; from the coding sequence ATGGAGATGAGGCGATTCGGAAAGCCCACCACTGTCATCGAGGGTATCAAGATGAGCGACAGGGACCTTCACGAGCTCAACTCGAAGATGAAGCGGGCCTTGGCCACGGGTGGAACGGTAAAGGACGGCATAATGATACTGCAGGGAGACCATAGGGAGAACGCCGCCAAGATGCTCAAGGAGAACGGGTTCTCCGAGAGCACTATAGAGATAATCTAG
- a CDS encoding NADH-quinone oxidoreductase subunit H: MSKPITNFEDFIRRILTIVFWIALFSVVVILPIYYLLDSIFHFPVDFIGLAIDPSLAIPFTLNLLSTEPFHTLFTLAVFPGFSFVAVYGTIFMGWVERKMTAKIQLRTGPMYAGRLEGILQNVADFFKLAFKEMVIPSGVDRAVFVAVPFALMAVAGALVSLVPLSPTVFIADPAVGAVLVFAILGFTPLITLLAGWASNSKYPFLGGLRALHQLVAYEIPMILSLVGAVILAGSLNLMDIVNAQAGLWYIAPEILAAIVFYVGALAELERIPFDIPEADSELVAGWQTEYTSMLFGSFQLANFTRMYVMAGLFTTFFLGGWLGPAPVPPLVWFMVKVTIVELFLMLPRSIMPRLRIDMLIRAGWVKLLALSFANLFITMLIVSLGVLH, from the coding sequence TTGTCGAAGCCAATTACGAACTTCGAAGACTTCATCAGGCGCATACTGACAATAGTCTTCTGGATCGCCCTCTTCTCCGTTGTGGTCATCCTCCCGATCTACTATCTCCTCGACTCCATCTTCCACTTCCCCGTGGATTTCATCGGCCTGGCCATCGACCCCAGCCTAGCCATACCCTTTACGCTGAACCTCCTCTCCACCGAGCCGTTCCACACCCTGTTCACCCTCGCCGTTTTCCCGGGTTTCAGCTTCGTGGCCGTGTATGGGACTATATTCATGGGGTGGGTCGAAAGGAAGATGACGGCCAAGATCCAGCTCAGGACAGGGCCGATGTACGCGGGGAGGCTCGAAGGGATACTCCAGAACGTGGCAGACTTCTTCAAGCTCGCCTTCAAGGAGATGGTCATCCCGAGCGGCGTCGACAGGGCGGTCTTCGTCGCCGTCCCCTTCGCCCTGATGGCAGTCGCGGGAGCCCTGGTGTCTCTGGTCCCGCTCTCTCCCACCGTCTTCATCGCGGACCCCGCTGTGGGGGCTGTCCTCGTCTTCGCGATCCTGGGCTTCACGCCGCTCATAACCCTCCTGGCCGGATGGGCGAGCAACAGCAAGTACCCGTTCCTGGGAGGGCTTCGGGCGCTCCACCAGCTGGTCGCGTACGAGATCCCTATGATTCTCTCCCTCGTCGGGGCAGTCATCCTGGCAGGTTCCTTGAACCTCATGGACATTGTCAACGCCCAGGCGGGGCTCTGGTACATCGCCCCCGAAATTCTCGCGGCCATAGTGTTCTACGTGGGAGCCCTGGCCGAGCTGGAGAGGATCCCGTTCGACATCCCCGAGGCCGACTCCGAGCTCGTCGCCGGGTGGCAGACGGAGTACACGAGCATGCTCTTTGGGAGCTTCCAGTTGGCTAACTTCACCAGGATGTATGTGATGGCGGGGCTGTTCACGACCTTCTTCCTAGGAGGGTGGCTCGGGCCGGCCCCTGTCCCCCCGCTGGTCTGGTTCATGGTCAAGGTGACCATCGTGGAACTCTTCCTGATGCTCCCGCGCAGCATAATGCCGAGGCTGAGGATCGACATGCTCATCAGGGCAGGATGGGTGAAGCTCCTCGCCCTCTCCTTCGCCAACCTTTTCATCACCATGCTGATCGTGTCTCTGGGAGTGCTTCACTAG
- a CDS encoding NADH-quinone oxidoreductase subunit I, giving the protein MGTWSYIKGVGLATWTGLRHLFHPRMTLRYPEQKLDLEGPGYHYDAKQGVGLAGFKGRHILKFEKCTGCQLCAIACDGVAVAIEMQKLEKGKPQNKKQIWPAVDYGRCVFCGLCVDACPFDALDMTNEFELAAYDKMGLKYTPDMLSVPPKLEGRRYKVKFDTEKGVVTYG; this is encoded by the coding sequence ATGGGCACCTGGAGCTACATCAAGGGGGTCGGGCTGGCAACCTGGACCGGCCTGAGGCATCTCTTCCACCCTAGGATGACGCTGAGGTACCCAGAGCAGAAGCTCGACCTCGAGGGGCCAGGGTACCACTACGACGCTAAGCAGGGGGTGGGCCTGGCGGGGTTCAAGGGGAGGCACATCCTAAAGTTCGAGAAGTGCACGGGCTGCCAGCTCTGCGCCATCGCCTGCGATGGGGTAGCGGTGGCTATCGAGATGCAGAAGCTGGAGAAGGGGAAGCCCCAGAACAAGAAGCAGATCTGGCCGGCCGTGGACTACGGCAGGTGCGTCTTCTGCGGCCTGTGCGTAGACGCCTGCCCCTTCGACGCCCTGGACATGACCAACGAATTTGAGCTCGCGGCCTACGACAAGATGGGGCTGAAGTACACCCCGGACATGCTCTCCGTCCCCCCCAAGCTCGAAGGAAGGAGATACAAGGTGAAGTTCGACACGGAGAAAGGAGTGGTAACCTACGGCTGA
- a CDS encoding NADH-quinone oxidoreductase subunit J: MAAVTLASAIFSLEAKEIVYGAIGLAGSLFGVAALFFLLDAPYVAVFQIAVYIGAVAVLILFTVMLVRQERWANEVKATSGTTVAGAITGVAVVVALAFAVVDANLSRFNSVSNTATFVDIGKLISTGYAPVLEVLALVLAASIVGALALSRVDREGSS; the protein is encoded by the coding sequence ATGGCCGCGGTGACTTTGGCGAGCGCCATCTTCTCCCTCGAGGCGAAGGAGATAGTCTACGGAGCTATCGGGCTGGCCGGGTCACTCTTCGGGGTCGCCGCGCTCTTCTTCCTCCTCGACGCCCCATATGTGGCCGTCTTCCAGATAGCAGTGTACATAGGGGCCGTGGCCGTCCTGATACTCTTCACCGTGATGCTGGTCAGACAGGAGAGGTGGGCGAATGAGGTCAAGGCGACCTCCGGCACAACCGTCGCCGGTGCGATCACAGGAGTCGCCGTGGTCGTCGCGCTCGCCTTCGCCGTGGTGGACGCGAACCTCTCAAGGTTCAACAGCGTCTCCAACACGGCGACTTTCGTCGACATCGGGAAGCTCATCTCTACGGGGTACGCCCCCGTCCTCGAAGTGTTGGCCTTGGTCCTGGCGGCTTCCATAGTCGGAGCCCTCGCCCTATCCAGGGTCGACAGGGAGGGCTCCAGTTGA
- the nuoK gene encoding NADH-quinone oxidoreductase subunit NuoK, whose product MLSAMLFGIGVYGLVTKRNALRLLFAVELMINAANLNFVAFNQYLPYAQQANAFGQTFVLFSIALAAAEAAVLLSIVIVAYRLHNDIDVSEMRTLEG is encoded by the coding sequence ATACTTTCCGCGATGCTCTTCGGCATCGGGGTATACGGCCTCGTGACGAAGAGGAACGCGCTCAGGCTCCTCTTCGCCGTGGAGCTGATGATAAACGCGGCGAACCTGAACTTCGTCGCCTTCAACCAGTATCTCCCCTACGCGCAGCAGGCTAACGCCTTCGGCCAGACGTTCGTCCTCTTCTCCATAGCCCTGGCCGCGGCAGAGGCTGCCGTGTTGCTTTCCATAGTCATAGTGGCCTACAGGCTGCACAACGACATCGACGTCAGCGAGATGAGGACCCTGGAGGGATAG